The candidate division WOR-3 bacterium genome contains a region encoding:
- the fmt gene encoding methionyl-tRNA formyltransferase: MKIVFFGSTNFSVPIVKKINEYYGLAGVVISKPKPKGRGLTVELPEIGKWAVENNIKLFEPENPNEISFIENLALISPDIIVLSAYGYILSGELLRVPKMGGINIHPSLLPKYRGAAPIQRAIMAGEKKTGVTIFFMDEKIDHGKIILQKEIEIDKNDTYGSLSQRLSLLGAEMVIEALRLIENNEYKVIEQNESEMTYAPKIKKEETIINWRDKSEKIYNLIRALNPAPCARTHFRNSELIILESEIGDKDIEPGVFHIENKKFYVGTGDGSIILKTLKPENRRVMAAIDFINGYRIKSGERFQI; the protein is encoded by the coding sequence ATGAAGATAGTATTTTTTGGCTCTACAAACTTTTCTGTGCCTATTGTAAAAAAGATAAATGAATATTATGGGCTTGCGGGTGTAGTCATTTCAAAACCAAAACCGAAAGGAAGGGGCTTAACAGTCGAATTACCCGAAATTGGAAAATGGGCGGTGGAAAATAATATAAAATTATTTGAGCCCGAAAATCCAAACGAAATTTCATTTATTGAAAATCTTGCTTTGATATCACCCGATATCATAGTCCTATCTGCATATGGATATATCTTGAGTGGAGAACTTCTTAGGGTTCCTAAAATGGGGGGCATTAATATTCATCCTTCGCTTTTGCCTAAATATCGTGGTGCTGCGCCGATTCAAAGGGCAATTATGGCAGGAGAGAAAAAAACAGGAGTGACAATATTTTTTATGGATGAAAAGATAGACCATGGAAAGATAATTTTACAAAAGGAAATAGAAATTGATAAAAATGATACCTACGGAAGTTTGTCTCAACGGCTTTCTTTGCTTGGCGCAGAAATGGTGATTGAGGCTTTGAGATTGATTGAAAATAATGAATATAAGGTTATTGAACAAAATGAGTCTGAAATGACCTATGCACCAAAGATAAAAAAAGAAGAAACAATTATCAACTGGAGAGATAAAAGCGAGAAGATTTATAATTTGATTCGGGCGTTGAATCCTGCACCCTGTGCACGCACTCATTTCCGGAACAGCGAACTCATTATCCTTGAATCCGAAATTGGAGATAAAGATATTGAACCCGGTGTTTTTCATATTGAAAATAAAAAGTTTTATGTGGGAACAGGGGATGGTTCAATAATATTGAAGACATTAAAACCGGAAAATCGTCGGGTAATGGCCGCCATTGATTTTATAAATGGATATCGGATAAAAAGTGGAGAAAGGTTTCAAATATGA